Proteins encoded together in one Zonotrichia leucophrys gambelii isolate GWCS_2022_RI chromosome 1, RI_Zleu_2.0, whole genome shotgun sequence window:
- the PIANP gene encoding PILR alpha-associated neural protein isoform X2, with the protein MEPSAWMPPLLSRIHSLQLWHLLLVVLAVPPPGTWSLRSRGPAAPRPLCTRRSPSAPRSICIWERTSQPERDSRSDSGSDSRSDSRSAVPRQRAMPARGAELRHVVRLRRQASGARPATPSGFEDGMPSSQYPWAIVWGPTVSDEDGGDTNSANPGFPPLGYTFVSPHGMATAQPNSHSLLHNAGLNLRETPATLRPFLFGPRGEGVDPQLYVTITISIIIVLVATGIIFKFCWDRNQKRRRHSGQQSSGRQQESQQPLTDLSPTTVSILGPYGDPLTPTPEAEESRQGQEGAEKLGGHGKNAAFQLNRIPLVNL; encoded by the exons ATGGAGCCCAGTGCCTG GATGCCTCCGCTCCTCTCCCGCATCcactccctgcagctgtggcatCTCCTCCTCGTCGTCTTGGCCGTCCCTCCTCCCGGCACATGGTCTCTCCGCTCTCGGGGCCCCGCAGCCCCTCGGCCTCTTTGCACCCGCCGCAGCCCCTCGGCCCCACGGTCCATTTGCATCTGGGAAAGGACCTCACAGCCGGAGCGGGATTCCCGCTCGGATTCCGGCTCGGATTCCCGCTCGGATTCCCGCTCGGCCGTGCCGCGCCAGCGGGCCATGCCCGCGCGGGGAGCGGAGCTGCGGCACGTGGTGCGGCTGAGGCGCCAGGCCTCGGGCGCCCGGCCCGCCACGCCCTCGGGCTTCGAGGACGGCATGCCCTCCTCCCAGTACCCCTGGGCCATCGTGTGGGGCCCCACGGTGTCGGATGAGGACGGAGGGGACACAAACTCAGCCAACCCGGGCTTCCCGCCGCTGGGATACACCTTCGTCTCGCCACACGGGATGGCAACGGCGCAGCCCAACTCCCACTCGCTCCTGCACAACGCGGGGCTCAACCTGCGCGAGACCCCGGCCACGCTGCGGCCCTTCCTGTTCGGGCCCCGCGGGGAAG GTGTGGACCCCCAGCTGTACGTCACCATCACCATCTCCATAATCATTGTCCTGGTTGCCACTGGAATCATATTCAAGTTCTG CTGGGACCGAAATCAGAAGCGCCGGCGTCACTCGGGGCAGCAGAGCAGcgggaggcagcaggagagccaGCAGCCCCTCACAGACCTCTCCCCCACCACCGTCAGCATCCTGGGGCCCTACGGCGACCCCCTGACCCCCACCCCTGAGGCGGAGGAGtccaggcagggccaggagggtGCAGAGAAACTGGGTGGCCACGGGAAGAATGCAGCATTCCAGCTCAACCG AATCCCACTGGTGAACCTGTGA
- the PIANP gene encoding PILR alpha-associated neural protein isoform X3, which produces MPPLLSRIHSLQLWHLLLVVLAVPPPGTWSLRSRGPAAPRPLCTRRSPSAPRSICIWERTSQPERDSRSDSGSDSRSDSRSAVPRQRAMPARGAELRHVVRLRRQASGARPATPSGFEDGMPSSQYPWAIVWGPTVSDEDGGDTNSANPGFPPLGYTFVSPHGMATAQPNSHSLLHNAGLNLRETPATLRPFLFGPRGEGVDPQLYVTITISIIIVLVATGIIFKFCWDRNQKRRRHSGQQSSGRQQESQQPLTDLSPTTVSILGPYGDPLTPTPEAEESRQGQEGAEKLGGHGKNAAFQLNRIPLVNL; this is translated from the exons ATGCCTCCGCTCCTCTCCCGCATCcactccctgcagctgtggcatCTCCTCCTCGTCGTCTTGGCCGTCCCTCCTCCCGGCACATGGTCTCTCCGCTCTCGGGGCCCCGCAGCCCCTCGGCCTCTTTGCACCCGCCGCAGCCCCTCGGCCCCACGGTCCATTTGCATCTGGGAAAGGACCTCACAGCCGGAGCGGGATTCCCGCTCGGATTCCGGCTCGGATTCCCGCTCGGATTCCCGCTCGGCCGTGCCGCGCCAGCGGGCCATGCCCGCGCGGGGAGCGGAGCTGCGGCACGTGGTGCGGCTGAGGCGCCAGGCCTCGGGCGCCCGGCCCGCCACGCCCTCGGGCTTCGAGGACGGCATGCCCTCCTCCCAGTACCCCTGGGCCATCGTGTGGGGCCCCACGGTGTCGGATGAGGACGGAGGGGACACAAACTCAGCCAACCCGGGCTTCCCGCCGCTGGGATACACCTTCGTCTCGCCACACGGGATGGCAACGGCGCAGCCCAACTCCCACTCGCTCCTGCACAACGCGGGGCTCAACCTGCGCGAGACCCCGGCCACGCTGCGGCCCTTCCTGTTCGGGCCCCGCGGGGAAG GTGTGGACCCCCAGCTGTACGTCACCATCACCATCTCCATAATCATTGTCCTGGTTGCCACTGGAATCATATTCAAGTTCTG CTGGGACCGAAATCAGAAGCGCCGGCGTCACTCGGGGCAGCAGAGCAGcgggaggcagcaggagagccaGCAGCCCCTCACAGACCTCTCCCCCACCACCGTCAGCATCCTGGGGCCCTACGGCGACCCCCTGACCCCCACCCCTGAGGCGGAGGAGtccaggcagggccaggagggtGCAGAGAAACTGGGTGGCCACGGGAAGAATGCAGCATTCCAGCTCAACCG AATCCCACTGGTGAACCTGTGA
- the PIANP gene encoding PILR alpha-associated neural protein isoform X1: MEPSACRMPPLLSRIHSLQLWHLLLVVLAVPPPGTWSLRSRGPAAPRPLCTRRSPSAPRSICIWERTSQPERDSRSDSGSDSRSDSRSAVPRQRAMPARGAELRHVVRLRRQASGARPATPSGFEDGMPSSQYPWAIVWGPTVSDEDGGDTNSANPGFPPLGYTFVSPHGMATAQPNSHSLLHNAGLNLRETPATLRPFLFGPRGEGVDPQLYVTITISIIIVLVATGIIFKFCWDRNQKRRRHSGQQSSGRQQESQQPLTDLSPTTVSILGPYGDPLTPTPEAEESRQGQEGAEKLGGHGKNAAFQLNRIPLVNL, translated from the exons ATGGAGCCCAGTGCCTG CAGGATGCCTCCGCTCCTCTCCCGCATCcactccctgcagctgtggcatCTCCTCCTCGTCGTCTTGGCCGTCCCTCCTCCCGGCACATGGTCTCTCCGCTCTCGGGGCCCCGCAGCCCCTCGGCCTCTTTGCACCCGCCGCAGCCCCTCGGCCCCACGGTCCATTTGCATCTGGGAAAGGACCTCACAGCCGGAGCGGGATTCCCGCTCGGATTCCGGCTCGGATTCCCGCTCGGATTCCCGCTCGGCCGTGCCGCGCCAGCGGGCCATGCCCGCGCGGGGAGCGGAGCTGCGGCACGTGGTGCGGCTGAGGCGCCAGGCCTCGGGCGCCCGGCCCGCCACGCCCTCGGGCTTCGAGGACGGCATGCCCTCCTCCCAGTACCCCTGGGCCATCGTGTGGGGCCCCACGGTGTCGGATGAGGACGGAGGGGACACAAACTCAGCCAACCCGGGCTTCCCGCCGCTGGGATACACCTTCGTCTCGCCACACGGGATGGCAACGGCGCAGCCCAACTCCCACTCGCTCCTGCACAACGCGGGGCTCAACCTGCGCGAGACCCCGGCCACGCTGCGGCCCTTCCTGTTCGGGCCCCGCGGGGAAG GTGTGGACCCCCAGCTGTACGTCACCATCACCATCTCCATAATCATTGTCCTGGTTGCCACTGGAATCATATTCAAGTTCTG CTGGGACCGAAATCAGAAGCGCCGGCGTCACTCGGGGCAGCAGAGCAGcgggaggcagcaggagagccaGCAGCCCCTCACAGACCTCTCCCCCACCACCGTCAGCATCCTGGGGCCCTACGGCGACCCCCTGACCCCCACCCCTGAGGCGGAGGAGtccaggcagggccaggagggtGCAGAGAAACTGGGTGGCCACGGGAAGAATGCAGCATTCCAGCTCAACCG AATCCCACTGGTGAACCTGTGA